Proteins encoded within one genomic window of Gambusia affinis linkage group LG23, SWU_Gaff_1.0, whole genome shotgun sequence:
- the morn2 gene encoding MORN repeat-containing protein 2 — protein MTDTTIKVSLIFPNGDKYEGECRKSESGELVRSGTGKHTSASGIIYTGEWQEDKMLGRGTLQFPSGAMYEGEFKDNAYNGSGTYTFPDGSMYKGQFYNDRLEGEGTFTDTRGLKWTGDFHGEAALGLKLMHNL, from the exons ATGACTG ACACTACAATCAAGGTTTCCCTCATTTTTCCAAATGGGGACAAGTACG AGGGCGAGTGTCGCAAGTCTGAATCTGGAGAGCTGGTGAGAAGTGGCACAGGAAAACACACTTCAGCCAGTGGCATCATATACACAGGAGAGTGGCAAGAGGACAAA ATGCTGGGCAGAGGGACCCTGCAGTTTCCCTCTGGGGCCATGTATGAAGGAGAGTTCAAAGACAACGCGTACAACGGCTCTGGAACGTACACATTTCCGGACGGCTCTATGTATAAGGGCCAATTTTATAATGACAG GCTGGAGGGAGAGGGTACCTTTACAGACACACGAGGCCTGAAGTGGACTGGAGACTTCCACGGTGAAGCAGCGCTTGGTCTCAAACTGATGCACAATctctag